The Stappia sp. genome window below encodes:
- a CDS encoding GDYXXLXY domain-containing protein, whose protein sequence is MAGRMSSPWLRWGLVAVLQLALIAMPLAERWSVHLTGTEVTLALRPVDPRDLLRGDYVILNPEIERLSRADLGDTMPGLSEGDRVWTVVAPDEDGVWRADAVLTMPPEDGRVALAGRVSGLSGADIVRVDYGLNAFFVPQGKGKAIEAMPREDVRLVVAVTADGRSSALRLMADGVVLLRETAF, encoded by the coding sequence ATGGCGGGCCGGATGTCGTCGCCCTGGCTGCGCTGGGGCCTTGTCGCGGTGCTGCAACTGGCGCTGATCGCGATGCCGCTCGCCGAGCGCTGGTCGGTGCATCTGACCGGCACCGAGGTGACGCTGGCGCTGCGCCCGGTCGACCCGCGCGACTTGCTGCGCGGCGATTACGTGATCCTCAATCCGGAAATCGAGCGCCTGTCGCGCGCGGATCTCGGCGACACCATGCCGGGTCTCTCCGAAGGCGATCGCGTCTGGACGGTGGTCGCGCCCGACGAAGACGGCGTCTGGCGGGCGGACGCGGTCCTGACCATGCCGCCAGAGGACGGGCGCGTGGCGCTGGCCGGACGGGTGTCCGGCCTCTCCGGCGCCGATATCGTGCGGGTCGACTACGGGCTCAACGCGTTCTTCGTGCCGCAGGGCAAGGGCAAGGCGATCGAGGCCATGCCGCGCGAGGATGTGCGTCTGGTGGTCGCGGTGACGGCAGACGGCCGGTCCTCGGCGCTGCGGCTGATGGCCGATGGCGTGGTGCTGCTGCGCGAAACGGCCTTTTGA
- a CDS encoding ABC-F family ATP-binding cassette domain-containing protein: MAPPLLHLRDIALTFGGTPLLTSAELQVGEGDRIGLVGRNGSGKSTLLKIAAGLIEADAGERFVQPGRTIRYLPQEPDLSASKSVLDYASGGLAPGDDPYRAQYLLEVLGLTGTEDPTTLSGGEKRRAALARTLAPEPDILLLDEPTNHLDLPAIEWLEGELSGMKSALVLISHDRRFLADLTRATVWIDRGMARRLDKGFAHFEAWRDEVYEQEERDQQKLAQKIKREEHWMTYGVTARRKRNMRRVRELADLRAQKTAHRGPQGSVKLTVGEAEVSGKRVIEAKDISKDFGAGAVVNDFSIRILRGDRIGLVGANGAGKTTLLKLLTGELAPDTGTVTLGSALEMVTMDQARESLKDDDTVSEVLTGGGGDQVMLSSGPRHVVSYMKDFLFAPEQARTPVGALSGGERGRLMLARALARPSNLLVLDEPTNDLDLETLDLLQEMLADYPGTVLVVSHDRDFLDRVATSVVFAEGNGLWREYAGGYSDMIAQRGAGVAARASKATAAKAKAKTSAEPQKAPAKPKKTSRLTFSQQHQLKTLPKEIDALTAKIETLQGELEDPDLFSKDPKRFDTLMTRLTDLQAQLATAEETWLELELLAEEDAAD, translated from the coding sequence ATGGCTCCTCCCCTTTTGCACCTGCGCGACATCGCGCTGACCTTCGGCGGCACGCCGCTGCTCACCTCGGCCGAACTGCAAGTCGGCGAAGGCGACCGGATCGGTCTCGTCGGCCGCAACGGCTCGGGCAAGTCGACGCTGCTCAAGATCGCGGCCGGGCTGATCGAGGCCGACGCGGGCGAGCGCTTCGTGCAGCCAGGCCGCACCATCCGCTACCTGCCGCAGGAACCGGACCTGTCGGCCAGCAAGAGCGTGCTCGACTATGCCAGCGGCGGGCTGGCGCCGGGCGACGATCCCTATCGCGCGCAATATCTGCTGGAGGTGCTGGGTCTCACCGGCACGGAGGACCCGACAACGCTGTCCGGCGGCGAGAAGCGGCGCGCCGCGCTCGCCCGCACGCTGGCGCCCGAACCCGACATCCTGCTGCTCGACGAACCGACGAACCACCTCGACCTGCCGGCCATCGAATGGCTCGAAGGGGAGCTTTCCGGTATGAAGTCGGCGCTGGTTCTCATCAGCCACGACCGGCGGTTTCTCGCCGATCTCACCCGCGCCACCGTGTGGATCGACCGGGGGATGGCGCGCCGGCTCGACAAGGGCTTCGCCCATTTCGAGGCCTGGCGCGACGAGGTCTACGAGCAGGAGGAACGCGACCAGCAGAAACTCGCGCAGAAGATCAAGCGCGAGGAACACTGGATGACCTATGGCGTCACCGCCCGGCGCAAGCGCAACATGCGTCGCGTGCGCGAGCTTGCGGACCTGCGCGCCCAGAAGACAGCGCATCGCGGCCCCCAGGGCAGCGTCAAGCTGACGGTCGGCGAGGCGGAGGTCTCCGGCAAGCGGGTCATCGAGGCAAAGGACATCTCCAAGGATTTCGGCGCCGGAGCGGTGGTGAACGACTTCTCCATCCGCATCCTGCGCGGCGACCGGATCGGGCTCGTGGGCGCGAACGGCGCGGGCAAGACCACGCTGCTCAAGCTGCTGACCGGCGAGTTGGCGCCCGACACGGGCACGGTGACGCTCGGCTCGGCGCTGGAGATGGTCACCATGGATCAGGCGCGCGAAAGCCTGAAGGACGACGACACCGTGTCGGAGGTGCTGACCGGCGGCGGTGGCGATCAGGTGATGCTGTCGTCGGGCCCGCGCCATGTCGTCTCCTACATGAAGGACTTCCTGTTCGCGCCCGAACAGGCGCGCACGCCCGTCGGCGCGCTGTCGGGCGGCGAACGGGGCCGGCTGATGCTGGCGCGGGCGCTCGCGCGCCCCTCGAACCTCCTGGTGCTCGACGAGCCGACCAACGATCTGGATCTGGAAACGCTCGACCTCCTGCAGGAAATGCTCGCCGACTATCCCGGCACCGTGCTCGTGGTCAGCCATGACCGCGACTTTCTCGACCGCGTCGCGACGTCGGTCGTCTTCGCCGAAGGCAACGGCCTGTGGCGCGAATACGCCGGCGGCTATTCCGACATGATCGCCCAGCGCGGCGCGGGCGTTGCCGCGCGCGCCAGCAAGGCGACGGCTGCAAAGGCGAAGGCCAAGACGAGCGCGGAGCCGCAAAAGGCGCCGGCGAAGCCGAAGAAGACCTCGCGCCTCACCTTCTCCCAGCAGCACCAGCTGAAGACGCTGCCGAAGGAGATCGACGCGCTGACGGCGAAGATCGAGACGCTGCAGGGCGAGCTGGAGGACCCGGATCTCTTTTCGAAGGATCCGAAGCGCTTCGACACGCTGATGACCCGGCTCACCGACCTGCAGGCCCAGCTTGCCACCGCCGAGGAAACCTGGCTGGAGCTGGAACTGCTGGCCGAGGAGGACGCGGCGGACTGA
- a CDS encoding FadR/GntR family transcriptional regulator, with translation MPASSPPLRGNLKSAVAETLALRILDGTYPSGTTLPTEADLLNTLGVSRTCLREALQILVGKGLISSRPKHGTSVRPEVDWNYLDSQMLAWRQKVVPQAQILSELVGIREMVEPEAAALAATHASDAEIAEMRAALDGMGVADGKRTRETLDADVRFHRLILAATRNAMLSGLGACIESALRASITITSDPRVSDPIALDQHGRVLAAIEARDPDAARSEMRALMGITHRLLDEADALS, from the coding sequence ATGCCGGCCTCAAGCCCTCCCCTTCGCGGCAACCTCAAGTCCGCCGTCGCCGAGACCCTCGCCCTGCGCATTCTCGACGGGACCTATCCCTCCGGCACCACGCTGCCGACGGAAGCGGACCTGCTGAACACGCTCGGCGTCAGCCGCACCTGCCTGCGCGAGGCCCTGCAGATCCTCGTCGGCAAGGGGCTGATCTCCTCGCGCCCCAAGCATGGCACCAGCGTGCGTCCCGAGGTCGACTGGAACTATCTGGACAGCCAGATGCTCGCCTGGCGACAGAAGGTCGTGCCGCAGGCACAGATTCTGTCGGAGCTCGTCGGCATCCGCGAGATGGTGGAGCCGGAAGCCGCCGCCCTTGCCGCGACCCATGCGAGCGACGCGGAAATCGCCGAGATGCGCGCCGCGCTCGACGGCATGGGCGTGGCCGACGGAAAGCGCACCCGCGAAACGCTGGACGCGGACGTGCGCTTCCATCGGCTGATCCTCGCCGCCACCCGCAACGCCATGCTGTCCGGGCTCGGCGCCTGCATCGAGAGCGCGCTGCGCGCCTCGATCACCATCACCTCCGACCCGCGGGTCAGCGACCCGATCGCGCTCGACCAGCACGGCCGCGTGCTGGCCGCCATCGAGGCGCGCGACCCGGACGCCGCCCGCAGCGAGATGCGGGCGCTGATGGGGATCACCCACCGGCTTCTCGACGAGGCCGACGCGCTGTCCTGA
- a CDS encoding L,D-transpeptidase — protein MASTGQTTFERSEDAATARGRLTRRGFLIGAPLVLAACQAGGGVATVGLHDQPDLPGEDFDYAAAYAATTDYDFKVPAVPYRNFDRKYWRQVVDYETRVSPGTIVVDPYSKFLYWTLPGGKALRYGIGVGRAGFAWSGDAQVRMKRVWPIWRPPRDMIARNPALEKYWKDGYPRGPQNPLGARAMDLWEGAVDTLYRIHGTKQPSSIGRNVSSGCIRMWNQDIMDLFQRVPLRTKVKVLDKAPESA, from the coding sequence ATGGCATCGACTGGCCAGACAACGTTTGAGCGAAGCGAGGACGCGGCGACCGCGCGGGGGCGGCTGACGCGGCGCGGCTTTCTGATCGGCGCGCCGCTGGTGCTTGCCGCCTGTCAGGCCGGTGGCGGCGTGGCCACGGTCGGCCTGCACGACCAGCCGGATCTGCCGGGTGAGGATTTCGACTATGCCGCCGCCTATGCGGCGACCACCGACTACGATTTCAAGGTGCCGGCGGTTCCCTACAGGAATTTCGACCGCAAGTACTGGCGGCAGGTCGTCGACTACGAGACGCGGGTCAGCCCCGGGACCATCGTCGTCGATCCCTATTCCAAGTTCCTGTACTGGACGCTGCCGGGCGGCAAGGCGCTGCGCTACGGCATCGGCGTCGGCCGGGCGGGGTTCGCCTGGAGCGGCGACGCGCAGGTGCGCATGAAGCGGGTCTGGCCGATCTGGCGCCCTCCGCGCGACATGATCGCCCGCAATCCGGCGTTGGAGAAATACTGGAAGGACGGCTACCCGCGCGGGCCGCAGAACCCGCTCGGCGCCCGCGCCATGGACCTGTGGGAAGGCGCGGTCGACACGCTCTACCGCATCCACGGCACGAAACAGCCGTCGAGCATCGGCCGCAATGTCTCCTCCGGCTGCATCCGCATGTGGAATCAGGACATCATGGATCTGTTCCAGCGCGTGCCGCTGCGCACCAAGGTGAAGGTGCTGGACAAGGCGCCGGAAAGCGCCTGA
- a CDS encoding malonyl-CoA decarboxylase, which yields MNRSSFFNDLLSSIAEQGRHLLDLRRERAPNGRALGDLCEALLSGRGEASGVALARDVLTSYAALPEEERAAFFEELRGRFGADRDKVRAAAEAVLEDPEDETRLKQLHEVSEPRRQELIRRLNLAPGGTSALVAMRKDLLACLRDRPDLKVVDRDFEHLFASWFNRGFLVMQRIDWSTPAVILERIIRYEAVHEIRDWNDLRRRIDLPDRRLYAFFHPALVDDPVIFVEVALTRALAEGIPPILAEERVELAEREATTAVFYSISNCQMGLRGISFGNFLIKQVVEELRRDLPNLKTFVTLSPLPGFRPWLEAALAAGDETVLGALTDERRAMLNEMAGSGASDQAPDEDLKEPLRALCAHYLMREKKAARRPLDPVARFHLGNGARLERINWNADPSPNGRRQSYGLMVNYLYDLGDIEKNHEAFAASGAVAAASAVTRLLKAVPEPKTKPVSDAVA from the coding sequence ATGAACCGCTCAAGTTTCTTCAACGATCTTCTGTCCTCGATCGCCGAGCAGGGCCGGCATCTGCTGGATCTCAGGCGCGAGCGGGCGCCGAACGGGCGGGCGCTGGGCGATCTGTGCGAGGCGCTTCTGTCGGGGCGCGGCGAGGCCTCGGGCGTGGCGCTGGCGCGCGACGTGCTGACGAGCTACGCGGCGCTGCCGGAGGAGGAACGCGCGGCCTTCTTCGAGGAGTTGCGCGGGCGTTTCGGCGCCGACCGCGACAAGGTGCGCGCGGCCGCCGAGGCCGTGCTGGAAGACCCCGAGGACGAAACCCGGCTCAAGCAATTGCACGAGGTCAGCGAGCCGCGCCGCCAGGAGCTGATCCGCCGGCTCAATCTGGCGCCCGGCGGAACCTCGGCGCTCGTCGCCATGCGCAAGGATCTCCTCGCCTGCCTGCGCGACCGGCCCGACCTCAAGGTGGTGGACCGCGACTTCGAACATCTCTTCGCCTCCTGGTTCAATCGCGGCTTTCTGGTCATGCAGCGGATCGACTGGTCGACGCCGGCGGTGATCCTGGAGCGGATCATCCGCTATGAGGCGGTGCACGAGATCCGCGACTGGAACGACCTGCGCCGGCGCATCGACCTGCCCGACCGCCGGCTCTATGCGTTCTTCCATCCCGCGCTGGTGGACGATCCGGTGATCTTCGTCGAGGTGGCGCTGACCCGCGCGCTGGCCGAGGGCATCCCGCCGATCCTGGCCGAGGAGCGCGTGGAACTCGCCGAGCGCGAGGCGACGACAGCGGTGTTTTACTCCATCTCCAACTGCCAGATGGGCTTGCGCGGCATTTCCTTCGGCAACTTCCTGATCAAGCAGGTGGTGGAGGAATTGCGCCGCGACCTGCCGAACCTGAAGACCTTCGTCACCCTGTCGCCGCTGCCGGGCTTCCGGCCCTGGCTGGAGGCGGCACTCGCGGCCGGCGACGAGACCGTGCTCGGCGCGCTGACCGACGAGCGGCGCGCGATGTTGAACGAGATGGCCGGGAGCGGCGCGAGCGATCAGGCGCCGGACGAGGATCTCAAGGAGCCGCTGCGCGCGCTTTGCGCCCATTACCTGATGCGCGAGAAGAAGGCCGCCCGGCGTCCGCTCGATCCCGTCGCCCGCTTTCACCTGGGCAACGGCGCGCGGCTGGAGCGCATCAACTGGAACGCCGATCCCTCGCCCAACGGGCGCCGCCAGTCCTATGGGCTGATGGTCAACTACCTCTACGATCTCGGCGACATCGAGAAGAACCACGAGGCCTTCGCCGCAAGCGGCGCGGTCGCCGCGGCGAGCGCCGTCACGCGGCTGCTGAAGGCCGTGCCCGAACCCAAGACCAAACCCGTTTCGGATGCCGTTGCATGA
- a CDS encoding malonyl-CoA synthase, which yields MSADNHLFSQIRSAIRDEAAAFLQTPEGETLSYGDMIARSAAHANTLVGLGVKPGDRVAVQVEKSAEALMLYLGTVRAGAVFLPLNSAYTPAEVDYFLGDAEPALLVCDPASVAALEPIAAKTGARVATLDAAGQGSLAEAVDAAATIFEDVARGPDDLAAILYTSGTTGRSKGAMLSHENLASNARVLVDTWRFTADDVLLHALPIFHTHGLFVATNVTLLAGGSMLFLPKFDLDAILRLLPKVSAMMGVPTFYSRLLGAEAFTRELVAHMRLFVSGSAPLSAEVHKAFSARTGHAILERYGMTETNMNTSNPYDGDRRPGTVGFPLPGVALRIADAETGEILPHGEVGVIEVRGPNVFQGYWRMPEKTAAEFRADGFFITGDMGRIDERGYVSIVGRAKDLIITGGFNVYPAEVEAAIDEIEGVAESAVIGVPHADFGEGVVAVVAPHKGVTLEPEGITAPLADTLAKFKQPKQVFVLPELPRNTMGKIQKTVLREQFKDAFTSS from the coding sequence ATGAGTGCCGACAACCACCTGTTTTCCCAGATCCGGTCCGCCATCCGCGACGAGGCGGCCGCCTTTCTCCAGACGCCGGAGGGCGAAACGCTGAGCTATGGCGACATGATCGCCCGCTCCGCCGCCCATGCCAACACGCTGGTCGGGCTCGGCGTGAAGCCGGGCGACCGCGTCGCGGTGCAGGTGGAGAAATCGGCCGAGGCCCTGATGCTCTATCTTGGGACGGTGCGCGCGGGCGCGGTGTTCCTGCCGCTCAACTCCGCCTACACGCCGGCCGAGGTCGATTACTTCCTGGGCGATGCCGAACCCGCCCTGCTTGTCTGCGATCCCGCCTCCGTCGCGGCGCTTGAGCCGATCGCGGCGAAGACCGGCGCGCGGGTCGCGACGCTCGACGCGGCCGGGCAGGGCAGCCTCGCCGAGGCGGTCGACGCCGCCGCGACGATCTTCGAGGATGTGGCGCGCGGGCCCGACGATCTCGCCGCGATCCTCTACACCTCCGGCACCACCGGGCGCTCCAAGGGCGCGATGCTGAGCCACGAGAATCTGGCCTCCAACGCGCGCGTGCTGGTCGACACTTGGCGGTTCACCGCCGACGATGTGCTGCTGCACGCGCTGCCGATCTTCCACACGCACGGGCTCTTCGTCGCCACCAATGTGACGCTGCTGGCCGGCGGATCGATGCTGTTCCTGCCGAAGTTCGATCTCGACGCGATCCTGCGCCTGTTGCCGAAGGTGAGCGCGATGATGGGCGTGCCGACCTTCTACTCCCGCCTTCTGGGGGCGGAGGCTTTCACGCGGGAGCTGGTGGCGCACATGCGACTCTTCGTGTCCGGCTCGGCGCCGCTCTCGGCGGAAGTGCACAAGGCGTTTTCCGCGCGCACGGGCCACGCGATCCTCGAGCGCTACGGCATGACCGAGACCAACATGAACACCTCCAACCCCTATGACGGCGACCGGCGCCCCGGCACCGTCGGTTTTCCGCTGCCGGGGGTGGCGTTGCGCATCGCCGACGCGGAGACGGGCGAGATCCTGCCTCACGGCGAGGTCGGCGTCATCGAGGTGCGCGGGCCCAACGTCTTCCAGGGCTACTGGCGCATGCCGGAAAAGACCGCGGCGGAGTTTCGCGCCGACGGCTTCTTCATCACCGGCGACATGGGCCGCATCGACGAGCGCGGCTATGTGTCAATCGTGGGCCGGGCGAAGGACCTGATCATCACGGGCGGATTCAACGTCTATCCGGCCGAGGTGGAGGCCGCCATCGACGAGATCGAGGGCGTCGCGGAAAGCGCCGTCATCGGCGTGCCGCATGCCGATTTCGGGGAAGGGGTCGTGGCCGTCGTCGCCCCGCACAAGGGCGTGACGCTGGAGCCTGAGGGGATTACCGCTCCGCTGGCCGACACGCTGGCGAAGTTCAAGCAGCCGAAACAGGTCTTCGTGCTTCCCGAGCTGCCGCGCAACACCATGGGCAAGATCCAGAAAACGGTGCTGCGCGAGCAGTTCAAGGACGCCTTCACCTCTTCCTGA
- a CDS encoding rhodanese-like domain-containing protein — protein sequence MISPLSRLALVFARGVARSLAPGLVLGGALTLSAAADDALPIGPDLTSVTVETEDGPVEITRHRNDTQLIGGVLQEIVPVPGVRPAGELEVLAALQDEGARVVDMRTMEWRTKATIPGSIHIPYTEVSMRLDELGCTGAEGAWECSGALEVFAFCNGPACGQSPQAIKAMVRQGFPAEKIHYYRGGMQSWTVMGLTTVENLF from the coding sequence ATGATCTCGCCGCTTAGCCGTCTCGCCCTTGTCTTCGCGCGCGGAGTCGCGCGAAGCCTCGCGCCGGGCCTTGTGCTGGGCGGTGCCCTCACCCTCTCGGCGGCGGCGGACGACGCCCTGCCCATCGGCCCCGACCTGACGTCGGTCACCGTCGAAACCGAAGACGGCCCGGTCGAGATCACCCGGCATCGCAACGACACGCAGCTGATCGGCGGCGTGCTTCAGGAGATCGTGCCGGTTCCCGGCGTCCGTCCGGCCGGCGAGCTGGAGGTGCTCGCCGCGCTGCAGGACGAGGGCGCCCGCGTCGTCGACATGCGCACGATGGAGTGGCGCACCAAGGCGACGATCCCGGGCTCGATCCACATTCCCTACACGGAAGTTTCGATGCGGCTCGACGAACTCGGCTGCACGGGCGCGGAAGGAGCGTGGGAGTGCTCCGGCGCGCTGGAGGTCTTCGCCTTCTGCAACGGGCCGGCCTGCGGACAGAGCCCGCAAGCGATCAAGGCCATGGTCCGCCAGGGCTTTCCGGCCGAGAAGATCCACTATTATCGCGGCGGCATGCAAAGCTGGACGGTGATGGGCCTGACCACGGTCGAAAACCTGTTCTGA
- a CDS encoding methyl-accepting chemotaxis protein gives MTVHAADTRRSAEAEPVSSTNHLTDAISTFLGDDTTDPRELSALWSALKPAMPDILDGFYDAVQATPEIADKLGDPKKRVPHLKSAQTRHWDYIFSNSPDLEFEARALKIGEAHVRIGLDASWYLASYGRLLSETLPVIVRKYRFSPGKLDGAIRALVGRVFLDLILSYDAYENGVVKQRSERQRQEQEIMSLRGLANTVADINRVAISMATLSHNTHLATQNGQAISSAAAQLVASVEQIAANSDSAASQADTTREAVSAGLQAMQDVSMRMSDIATASEESSANLAELHRASDQIGEFLGVIESIANQTNLLALNATIEAARAGEAGKGFAVVANEVKSLATQAAKATEDIARRIDALKAGMVTTQESIAGSRQAVDRGQQTILDANERMQTVGMQIAEVSGRMQDISSILQQQKEASQEIARSITGVADMAVENEGQLRTMNMVLQESNDRFSADARSWFNAGSNRSLCEMAKIDHVLFKKRVVDTVLGRDDWAAQDVPDHHGCRLGKWYDAIENAEIRAHPAYRALKEPHKRVHAAAKEALAAHRAGDTLTASARLSELEEASHTVIGTLNELSLALETDLKDADRRRDHRERNDYGTAVAYTKSGTKTVQITDLSRGGVGVTGLSAEDVGKPIKLIHNGEEIIGEAVWADGNRAGIRVMRGRTGVA, from the coding sequence ATGACCGTGCACGCAGCTGACACCCGCCGTTCCGCCGAGGCCGAGCCTGTCTCGTCCACAAACCATCTGACCGATGCCATTTCCACCTTTCTCGGGGACGATACCACGGACCCGCGCGAACTGAGCGCCCTGTGGAGCGCGCTCAAGCCCGCGATGCCGGACATCCTCGACGGGTTCTACGACGCGGTGCAGGCGACGCCCGAGATCGCCGACAAGCTCGGCGACCCGAAAAAGCGCGTGCCGCATCTGAAATCCGCCCAGACCCGCCATTGGGACTACATCTTTTCCAATTCGCCGGATCTGGAGTTCGAGGCGCGGGCGCTGAAGATCGGCGAGGCGCATGTGCGCATCGGGCTGGACGCCTCCTGGTACCTCGCCTCCTACGGCCGCCTGCTGTCGGAAACGCTGCCCGTCATCGTGCGCAAGTACCGCTTTTCGCCGGGCAAGCTCGACGGCGCGATCCGGGCGCTGGTGGGGCGCGTGTTCCTCGACCTGATCCTGTCCTACGATGCCTATGAGAACGGCGTCGTCAAGCAGCGCAGCGAACGACAGCGCCAGGAACAGGAAATCATGAGCCTGCGCGGCCTCGCCAACACGGTGGCCGATATCAACCGGGTCGCCATCAGCATGGCGACGCTGTCGCACAACACGCATCTCGCCACCCAGAACGGCCAGGCGATTTCCTCCGCCGCCGCGCAGCTGGTGGCCTCGGTGGAGCAGATCGCGGCCAACAGCGACAGCGCCGCCTCCCAGGCGGACACGACGCGCGAGGCGGTGAGCGCCGGGCTTCAGGCCATGCAGGACGTGTCGATGCGCATGAGCGACATCGCCACCGCGTCGGAAGAAAGCTCCGCCAATCTCGCGGAGCTGCACCGGGCCTCGGATCAGATCGGCGAGTTCCTGGGCGTGATCGAGAGCATCGCCAACCAAACCAATCTGCTCGCCCTCAACGCCACCATCGAGGCGGCGCGGGCCGGCGAGGCCGGCAAGGGGTTTGCCGTCGTCGCCAACGAGGTGAAGAGCCTGGCGACCCAGGCGGCGAAGGCGACCGAGGACATCGCCCGGCGGATCGACGCGCTGAAGGCGGGCATGGTCACCACGCAGGAGTCCATCGCCGGCTCGCGCCAGGCGGTCGACCGCGGCCAGCAGACGATCCTCGACGCCAACGAGCGCATGCAGACCGTCGGCATGCAGATCGCCGAGGTGTCGGGCCGCATGCAGGACATCTCCTCGATCCTTCAGCAGCAGAAGGAAGCGAGCCAGGAGATCGCCCGTTCGATCACCGGCGTCGCCGACATGGCGGTGGAGAACGAAGGCCAGTTGCGCACCATGAACATGGTGCTGCAGGAGAGCAACGACCGCTTCTCCGCCGATGCGCGCTCCTGGTTCAACGCCGGATCGAACCGCTCGCTGTGCGAGATGGCCAAGATCGACCACGTGCTGTTCAAGAAGCGGGTCGTCGACACGGTGCTCGGGCGCGACGACTGGGCGGCGCAGGACGTGCCCGATCATCACGGCTGCCGTCTCGGCAAGTGGTACGACGCCATCGAGAACGCGGAAATCCGCGCCCATCCGGCCTATCGCGCCCTCAAGGAGCCGCACAAGCGGGTGCATGCGGCGGCGAAAGAGGCACTGGCGGCCCATCGCGCCGGCGACACCCTCACGGCCAGCGCCCGGCTGAGCGAGCTGGAAGAGGCAAGCCATACGGTCATCGGCACGCTCAACGAGCTGTCGCTCGCGCTCGAAACGGATCTCAAGGACGCCGACCGGCGCCGCGACCACCGCGAACGCAACGACTATGGCACGGCGGTCGCCTACACCAAGTCGGGCACCAAGACGGTCCAGATCACCGACCTGTCGCGCGGCGGCGTCGGGGTCACGGGCCTGTCGGCCGAGGATGTCGGCAAGCCGATCAAGCTCATTCACAACGGCGAGGAGATCATCGGCGAGGCGGTGTGGGCCGACGGCAACCGGGCCGGCATCCGCGTGATGCGCGGACGCACGGGCGTCGCCTGA
- a CDS encoding helicase HerA domain-containing protein produces the protein MTVSIDMGQTQTGLGPGSTGSCAFDLEELLATRLLVQGNSGSGKSHLLRRLLEQSAGWVQQVVVDPEGDFVTLSDRFGHVVVDAAGSERDLAVIASRVRAHRVSVVLNLEGLEPDRQMKAAAVFLNALFEAERDHWYPVLVVVDEAQLFAPAASGDTGEEARRVSLGAMTNLMCRGRKRGLAGVIATQRLAKLAKNVAAEASNFLMGRTFLDIDMARAADLLGMEKRQAEAFRNLERGHFVALGPAVSRRPMTVRIGPVETVGRGGGPKLTPLPEVRAEDVQDLLFQPASPVERTRAEAPPAPAEIPASEVLERLTRQASARETLESTPVDRDSWQRAVDAVIAELLGDEEAAFQPIAALYQDFQVRCRIARLPGKPPDLAEFRQRVALARAGVKPSDIDPQTWAAAETVAETLPEEMRGVYLLLAKAALEDRACPDLEEIAKAYGTRSTGRARWLLTHMEEQGYIVCVNDLRGNRIVTLTDLDRQTATAPARASG, from the coding sequence ATGACCGTCAGCATCGACATGGGCCAGACCCAGACAGGCCTGGGGCCGGGGAGCACCGGCTCCTGTGCCTTCGATCTGGAAGAGCTGCTTGCCACCCGCCTGCTCGTGCAGGGCAATTCGGGCTCCGGCAAGTCGCATCTCCTGCGTCGCCTGCTGGAACAAAGCGCCGGCTGGGTGCAGCAGGTGGTGGTCGATCCCGAAGGCGATTTCGTCACCCTGTCCGACCGCTTCGGGCACGTGGTGGTGGATGCGGCCGGCAGCGAGCGCGACCTTGCGGTGATCGCGAGCCGGGTGCGCGCGCATCGGGTCTCGGTGGTGCTCAATCTGGAAGGGCTGGAGCCCGACCGGCAGATGAAGGCGGCGGCGGTCTTCCTGAACGCGCTGTTCGAGGCCGAGCGCGATCACTGGTACCCGGTTCTGGTGGTGGTCGACGAGGCGCAACTCTTCGCCCCCGCCGCGTCCGGCGATACGGGCGAGGAGGCACGGCGCGTCTCGCTCGGCGCGATGACCAACCTGATGTGCCGGGGCCGCAAGCGCGGGCTCGCCGGCGTGATCGCCACGCAGCGGCTCGCCAAGCTTGCCAAGAACGTCGCCGCCGAGGCGTCCAACTTCCTGATGGGGCGGACCTTTCTCGACATCGACATGGCCCGTGCGGCCGATCTTCTGGGCATGGAGAAGCGGCAGGCGGAGGCCTTCCGCAATCTGGAGCGCGGGCATTTCGTGGCGCTTGGGCCGGCCGTCTCCCGTCGCCCGATGACCGTGCGGATCGGTCCGGTGGAAACGGTCGGGCGTGGCGGCGGCCCCAAGCTGACCCCGCTGCCCGAGGTCCGCGCCGAGGATGTGCAGGACCTCCTGTTCCAGCCGGCAAGCCCGGTGGAGCGCACCCGCGCCGAAGCGCCGCCCGCGCCGGCCGAGATCCCCGCGAGCGAGGTGCTCGAACGGCTGACGCGGCAGGCGTCCGCGCGCGAGACGCTGGAAAGCACGCCGGTCGACCGGGACTCGTGGCAGCGGGCCGTCGACGCGGTGATCGCGGAGCTTCTCGGTGACGAGGAAGCAGCGTTTCAGCCGATCGCCGCGCTCTATCAGGATTTTCAGGTTCGCTGCCGGATCGCCCGTCTGCCCGGCAAGCCGCCCGATCTCGCGGAGTTCCGTCAGCGCGTGGCGCTGGCGCGCGCCGGCGTGAAGCCGAGCGACATCGATCCGCAAACCTGGGCGGCGGCGGAAACGGTGGCCGAAACCCTTCCCGAGGAGATGCGCGGCGTTTACCTGCTGCTCGCCAAGGCCGCGCTCGAGGACCGGGCCTGTCCGGATCTGGAGGAAATCGCCAAGGCCTATGGCACCCGCTCGACCGGTCGCGCCCGCTGGCTGCTGACCCATATGGAAGAGCAGGGTTACATCGTCTGCGTCAACGACCTGCGCGGCAACCGCATCGTCACGCTGACCGATCTCGACCGGCAGACTGCGACGGCGCCCGCGCGCGCCAGCGGTTAG